A genomic segment from Polyangium mundeleinium encodes:
- a CDS encoding sigma-54-dependent transcriptional regulator, translating to MRDLDWKSFDVLVVDDEQDNLDAFRFAFRKTFSLHYALGGMQALEELARLDAALIVTDQRMPGMSGLELLRRAKQMRPDALGILLTAYADLPVLVDALNSGTVYRYVQKPWDGSELAVILRQGISVFATMRENKRLRDQLAHYAGYLEREQRDPIDFGELICNSAAMKEVSARIGEVAPTSTHVLVESRVGAEKEIVARAIHIGSPREERPFVKVTCAAFRGEALEREIFGSRRGAFEGATADRAGRVELAHGGTLYLEDPGPPTAALQARLARLLATGEAERVGDAEPRRLDVRLVVSVTPDLDEAWGRDVLPELTSRLSVFPIRLPPLSERREDIRPLAEHFLRKYTRRNTRAARALSNDAFMKLEAYGFPGNVRELENVVERAAILARGDVIQPEHLAFVPPVPAWEKASTSPPSQPVAPAEPESGARRQNLDSQLEEIERREMLAALDRCGGNKAEMARLLGVQRTTLYYRLKRLGIDV from the coding sequence ATGCGTGACCTCGACTGGAAGAGCTTCGACGTCCTGGTCGTGGACGACGAGCAGGACAACCTCGACGCCTTCCGCTTCGCCTTCCGCAAGACGTTCTCGCTCCACTACGCCCTCGGCGGCATGCAAGCGCTGGAGGAGCTCGCGCGGCTCGACGCGGCCCTCATCGTGACCGACCAGCGCATGCCGGGGATGAGCGGGCTCGAGCTCTTGCGGCGCGCAAAGCAGATGCGGCCCGACGCGCTCGGGATCTTGCTGACGGCGTACGCGGATCTCCCCGTGCTCGTCGACGCGCTGAACTCGGGCACGGTCTACCGCTACGTGCAGAAGCCCTGGGACGGCAGCGAGCTCGCCGTCATCCTGCGCCAGGGGATCAGCGTGTTCGCCACGATGCGCGAGAACAAGCGTCTCCGCGATCAGCTCGCGCACTACGCCGGTTACCTCGAACGCGAGCAGCGCGACCCCATCGACTTCGGCGAGCTCATCTGCAACTCCGCCGCGATGAAGGAGGTCTCGGCGCGCATCGGCGAGGTCGCTCCGACCTCGACACACGTGCTCGTCGAGAGCCGGGTCGGCGCCGAGAAGGAGATCGTGGCGCGCGCGATCCACATCGGCTCGCCGCGCGAGGAGCGGCCCTTCGTGAAGGTCACGTGCGCGGCGTTCCGCGGCGAGGCGCTCGAACGGGAGATCTTCGGCTCCAGGCGCGGCGCGTTCGAGGGCGCGACGGCCGATCGCGCGGGCCGCGTCGAGCTCGCGCACGGCGGCACGCTCTACCTCGAAGACCCCGGCCCGCCGACCGCGGCCTTGCAGGCGAGGCTCGCGCGCCTGCTCGCGACGGGTGAGGCCGAGCGCGTCGGCGACGCCGAGCCACGAAGGCTCGACGTGCGCCTCGTCGTCTCCGTCACGCCCGACCTCGACGAGGCGTGGGGCCGCGACGTGCTGCCCGAGCTCACCTCGCGGCTCTCCGTCTTCCCCATCCGCCTGCCGCCGCTCAGCGAGCGCCGCGAGGACATCCGCCCGCTCGCCGAGCACTTCCTCCGCAAGTACACGCGCCGCAACACGCGCGCCGCGCGCGCCCTCTCGAACGACGCGTTCATGAAGCTCGAAGCCTATGGCTTCCCGGGCAACGTGCGCGAGCTCGAGAACGTCGTCGAGCGCGCCGCCATCCTCGCGCGCGGCGACGTCATCCAGCCCGAGCACCTCGCCTTCGTTCCGCCCGTCCCCGCGTGGGAGAAGGCGTCGACGTCGCCTCCCTCGCAGCCCGTGGCGCCGGCCGAGCCCGAGAGCGGCGCGCGACGGCAGAACCTCGACTCGCAGCTCGAGGAGATCGAACGCCGCGAGATGCTCGCCGCGCTCGATCGCTGCGGCGGCAACAAGGCCGAGATGGCTCGCCTGCTCGGCGTGCAACGGACGACGCTCTACTACCGGCTGAAGCGCCTCGGGATCGACGTGTAG
- a CDS encoding DUF885 domain-containing protein — protein MQAEGAVASAESSSAPGPAAPPAPPDTPDRAFASLAERFLSGYLAREPVAATEAGEHAHDARWPDRSDEGEAEARRFYVGLLDELDRIPASALDTQGRVDHAMLGNQLRYALFAIDELREASGSPLYYTRLVGDGLDPLVTRSFGTQTSRAKSLVGRLEGIPAIVAVAKKRLGRPPRLHTETAIVQNRGLVSLCRGDVLAPYGKLPDAALVSQLAAASERAAKALEDFQSFLEKDLLPRSDGEIRLGRARFEKKLRFYLDDDVDVDGIAKGARALLERTQAEMVETSKQLWPTLFPKRKLPTTTTQVDRKALVREVLAALGDDHPTNETIVSEARELVQKATAFVRERDIVRVPDEVCQVIEMPEYRRGVSVAYCDASGPLEERAETFYAIAPTPNDWDDKRRLSFYREYNRSMLADLTVHEAMPGHFLQLMHNNRFPSKLRAVFSSGPFVEGWAVYSEWVMAKHGFGGPKVRIQREKMVLRLAVNALLDHGVHAGTMTEAEGLALMTNEAFQEEGEAVGKWKRARLTSAQLTTYYYGFTEMMKLRAANEGAPGFTERTFHDKVLSFGSPSMRHLRDLVRP, from the coding sequence GTGCAAGCCGAAGGCGCCGTCGCTTCAGCGGAGAGCTCGTCCGCGCCCGGCCCTGCCGCTCCTCCGGCCCCGCCCGACACGCCCGATCGCGCGTTCGCCTCGCTCGCCGAGCGCTTCCTCTCGGGCTACCTCGCGCGTGAGCCCGTCGCGGCCACCGAGGCGGGCGAGCACGCGCACGACGCGCGCTGGCCCGATCGCAGCGACGAGGGCGAGGCCGAGGCCCGCCGCTTCTACGTCGGCCTCCTCGACGAGCTCGACCGCATCCCCGCCTCGGCCCTCGACACGCAGGGCCGCGTCGATCACGCGATGCTGGGCAACCAGCTCCGGTACGCGCTCTTCGCGATCGACGAGCTCCGCGAGGCATCCGGGAGCCCGCTCTACTACACGCGCCTCGTCGGCGACGGCCTCGATCCGCTGGTCACGCGGAGCTTCGGCACGCAGACATCGCGCGCGAAAAGCCTCGTCGGCCGCCTCGAAGGCATCCCCGCGATCGTCGCGGTCGCGAAGAAGCGGCTCGGCCGTCCCCCGCGCCTGCACACCGAAACGGCCATCGTGCAGAACCGCGGCCTCGTCTCGCTCTGCCGCGGCGACGTCCTCGCCCCCTATGGAAAACTCCCCGACGCGGCGCTCGTCTCCCAGCTCGCCGCAGCGAGCGAGCGGGCGGCCAAGGCGCTCGAGGACTTCCAGAGCTTCCTCGAAAAGGACCTCCTCCCCCGCAGCGACGGCGAGATCCGCCTCGGCCGCGCGCGCTTCGAGAAGAAGCTCCGGTTCTACCTCGACGACGACGTCGACGTCGACGGGATCGCCAAGGGCGCCCGCGCGCTGCTCGAACGCACACAGGCCGAGATGGTCGAGACCTCGAAGCAGCTCTGGCCGACGCTCTTCCCCAAGCGCAAGCTCCCCACGACGACGACGCAGGTCGATCGCAAGGCGCTCGTGCGCGAGGTCCTCGCCGCGCTCGGCGACGATCACCCGACGAACGAGACGATCGTCTCCGAAGCGCGGGAGCTCGTGCAGAAGGCGACGGCATTCGTCCGCGAGCGCGACATCGTTCGGGTCCCCGACGAGGTCTGTCAGGTCATCGAGATGCCCGAGTACCGGCGCGGCGTATCCGTCGCGTATTGCGACGCCTCGGGCCCGCTGGAGGAGCGCGCCGAGACCTTCTACGCGATCGCGCCCACGCCGAACGACTGGGACGACAAGCGCCGTCTCTCGTTCTACCGCGAGTACAACCGCAGCATGCTCGCCGACCTCACCGTGCACGAGGCGATGCCCGGGCATTTCCTCCAGCTCATGCACAACAACCGCTTCCCCTCGAAGCTCCGGGCCGTGTTCTCGAGTGGCCCCTTCGTCGAGGGCTGGGCCGTCTACAGCGAGTGGGTCATGGCCAAGCACGGCTTCGGCGGCCCCAAGGTGCGCATCCAGCGCGAGAAGATGGTCCTCCGGCTCGCGGTGAACGCGCTGCTCGACCACGGCGTGCACGCCGGCACGATGACCGAGGCCGAGGGGCTCGCGCTCATGACGAACGAGGCGTTCCAGGAGGAGGGTGAGGCCGTGGGCAAGTGGAAACGCGCCCGGCTCACGAGCGCCCAGCTCACGACCTACTATTACGGCTTCACCGAGATGATGAAGCTCCGCGCGGCGAACGAGGGGGCTCCGGGTTTCACGGAGCGAACCTTCCACGACAAGGTGCTGAGCTTCGGCTCGCCGTCGATGCGCCACCTGCGCGACCTCGTCCGGCCGTAG
- a CDS encoding tetratricopeptide repeat protein, with the protein MLRRLRRALRRRAFERKLAALPALLEGARMAEAEAAAADALGIGEEVFGDEAAELTTPLYVLAAARLAAGRMEDALAACTRALRIAEALAGAPTEPRLPKLYELAAAIHERAGRLEETTRLYRRLLAGYERMRSLDEAAIADVAGRLGLLLGKQKQAAEAELLLSRALTLTERVFGARSRPAAEALYNLGTVLAAAGRRDDAARSLRRAIGILTEGDTRTDVGLLALAQHNLATLVEADGRADEAEELYRRALAAHAGAPNGDPPEIRPTLVRLGNLLEAKGRVDDALRLYDRALSLAERDLGPDHAVTLGIRAFREAAQKRPPPPR; encoded by the coding sequence ATGCTGCGTCGCCTCCGCCGCGCCCTGCGAAGACGTGCGTTCGAGCGGAAGCTCGCGGCCTTGCCCGCGTTGCTCGAAGGCGCGCGGATGGCCGAGGCCGAAGCTGCGGCAGCGGACGCGCTCGGGATCGGCGAGGAGGTCTTCGGCGACGAAGCCGCCGAGCTCACGACGCCGCTCTACGTGCTCGCTGCGGCGCGGCTCGCCGCGGGCCGCATGGAGGACGCGCTCGCCGCCTGCACGCGGGCGCTTCGTATCGCCGAGGCGCTCGCCGGCGCGCCCACCGAGCCCCGCCTGCCGAAGCTCTACGAGCTCGCCGCCGCGATCCACGAGCGAGCCGGCCGCCTGGAGGAAACGACCCGCCTCTACCGCCGGCTCCTCGCGGGCTACGAGCGCATGCGCAGCCTCGACGAGGCCGCGATCGCCGACGTCGCGGGCCGGCTCGGCCTGCTCCTCGGCAAGCAAAAACAAGCCGCGGAGGCCGAGCTCCTCCTCTCCCGCGCGCTCACCCTCACCGAACGTGTCTTCGGCGCGCGCTCGCGTCCCGCGGCCGAGGCCCTCTACAACCTCGGCACAGTCCTCGCGGCGGCGGGCCGACGCGACGACGCCGCGCGGTCCTTGCGACGCGCGATCGGCATCCTCACGGAGGGCGACACGCGGACGGACGTGGGGCTCCTCGCGCTCGCGCAGCACAACCTCGCGACACTCGTCGAGGCCGACGGCCGCGCCGACGAGGCCGAGGAGCTCTACCGGCGCGCGCTCGCCGCCCACGCGGGCGCGCCGAACGGCGATCCGCCGGAGATCCGCCCGACGCTCGTCCGGCTCGGAAACCTCCTCGAAGCCAAGGGCCGCGTGGACGATGCGCTTCGCCTCTACGACCGCGCGTTGTCCCTGGCGGAACGTGATCTCGGGCCGGATCACGCCGTCACGCTCGGCATCCGCGCGTTCCGCGAGGCAGCGCAGAAGAGACCCCCGCCGCCCCGTTGA
- a CDS encoding inorganic phosphate transporter yields MEALFDPSLGNGVRALLALCLLIALGFEFVNGFHDTANAVATVIYTNTLKPHVAVVLSGICNFVGVFMGGIAVAMGIMKLLPVELLVSSGVGAGLAMVLALLLAAISWNLGTWYLGLPASSSHTLIGAILGVGIANSLLPGHKFGDGVSWSKAADIGIALLVSPLFGFSLAALLVVLIKRYTTNKTLLEPPPKDAPPPRGTRALLVSTCAAVSFAHGSNDGQKGVGLVMLILIGLVPAGFAINMDATPTQLERTLRAADNVAALVRDHHDQHSKAEAEKTLVRLGELHQVLAGRKTAAEIPAMDRFKFRQDLLLADKSIGDMLKGGHLGLTSVEEAKLTEERKALRGLTEYAPSWVLVAIALSLGIGTMFGWKRIVVTVGEKIGKSHLTYAQGASAEIVAASTIGVSAWLGLPVSTTHVLSSGIAGTMVAQRSGLQGSTVRNIGLAWVLTLPASMTLSALFFLLFRAIFS; encoded by the coding sequence ATGGAGGCTCTTTTCGATCCGTCGCTTGGCAACGGGGTGCGCGCACTCCTCGCCCTCTGCCTCTTGATCGCCCTCGGCTTCGAGTTCGTGAACGGCTTTCACGACACCGCCAACGCGGTCGCGACGGTCATCTACACGAACACCCTGAAGCCCCACGTCGCCGTCGTCCTCTCGGGCATCTGCAACTTCGTCGGCGTCTTCATGGGCGGCATCGCGGTCGCCATGGGCATCATGAAGCTCCTGCCCGTCGAGCTGCTCGTTTCGAGCGGCGTGGGCGCGGGCCTCGCGATGGTCCTCGCGCTCCTCCTGGCCGCGATCTCCTGGAATCTAGGCACCTGGTACCTCGGCCTCCCCGCGTCGAGCTCACACACCCTCATCGGCGCGATCCTGGGCGTCGGCATCGCCAACTCGCTCCTGCCCGGCCACAAGTTCGGCGACGGCGTGAGCTGGAGCAAGGCCGCCGACATCGGCATCGCGCTGCTCGTCTCGCCGCTCTTCGGCTTCAGCCTCGCGGCGCTGCTCGTCGTCCTGATCAAGCGCTACACGACGAACAAGACGCTGCTCGAGCCGCCGCCGAAGGATGCGCCGCCGCCGCGCGGCACCCGCGCCCTGCTCGTCTCGACCTGCGCCGCCGTGAGCTTCGCGCACGGCTCGAACGACGGCCAGAAGGGCGTGGGCCTCGTGATGCTCATCCTGATCGGCCTCGTCCCGGCCGGGTTCGCGATCAACATGGACGCGACCCCCACGCAGCTCGAACGCACGCTGCGCGCCGCGGACAACGTCGCGGCCCTCGTCCGCGACCACCACGACCAGCACTCCAAGGCGGAAGCCGAGAAGACGCTCGTGCGCCTCGGCGAGCTCCACCAGGTCCTCGCAGGCCGCAAGACGGCGGCCGAGATCCCGGCGATGGATCGCTTCAAGTTCCGGCAGGACCTCCTGCTCGCGGACAAGTCCATCGGCGACATGCTGAAGGGCGGCCACCTCGGCCTCACGTCCGTCGAGGAGGCGAAGCTCACGGAGGAGCGCAAGGCCTTGCGTGGGCTCACCGAGTACGCGCCGTCCTGGGTGCTCGTGGCGATCGCGCTCTCGCTCGGCATCGGCACGATGTTCGGCTGGAAGCGCATCGTCGTGACGGTCGGCGAGAAGATCGGCAAGAGCCACCTCACGTACGCGCAGGGCGCCTCGGCGGAGATCGTCGCGGCGAGCACGATCGGCGTCTCGGCCTGGCTCGGGCTGCCGGTGAGTACGACACACGTCCTCTCCTCGGGCATCGCCGGCACGATGGTGGCGCAACGCTCGGGCCTGCAGGGCTCGACGGTGCGGAACATCGGCCTCGCCTGGGTGCTCACCCTGCCCGCGTCGATGACGCTCTCCGCGCTGTTTTTCCTGCTCTTCCGCGCGATCTTCAGCTGA
- a CDS encoding ATP-binding protein: MRTFSTEGPCDPARHYHLPAAPRLAEGLGLVDEGAYFLVRAPRRTGKTTTLRALAAALLSSGRYAALVVSAEVGEPLGDDLARVEEALLASLRLSAEHDLPPELRPPPFPASAEGTRIWAALSAWALVCPRPLVLVFDGADTLHGAALRTVLRQLEIGFPRRPASFPWSVVLAGQHDLRLEPFAAGDAPVRPGLTGPFEIALSPESLRCFTEDEIRALYTQHTHETDQAFDEAAIRAAREATAGHPFLVQALGRELVTTVPRAESIHEAHVRAAVHHLVDRRTTPIDALAARLAEPRVRRVVEPLLAGTALVARAHDDDIRHARDLGLLAEDDPARIEGGIHNALVPRLLASGVGRAVADDPARFYKTDGALDVEALLHAFAVFYTTHARHLVADAAYPAVAPELVFLGYLYRMIERRGWASVRWGGSHGRIDVTLRVLLANGDEQHEAFVLSSRRKGEPGVKSRAVAFLEDVLDAEDLARGTVVLFDRRGKRAAGERVKLKETTTAKGRPARVLRA; this comes from the coding sequence ATGCGCACCTTCAGCACCGAGGGTCCCTGCGATCCCGCGCGCCACTACCACCTGCCCGCGGCGCCGCGGCTCGCGGAGGGCCTCGGCCTCGTCGACGAAGGCGCGTATTTCCTGGTGCGAGCGCCGCGGCGCACGGGCAAGACGACCACCTTGCGTGCCCTCGCCGCCGCGCTCCTCTCGTCGGGTCGGTATGCCGCGCTCGTGGTCTCCGCCGAGGTCGGCGAGCCCCTCGGGGACGACCTCGCCCGCGTGGAGGAAGCGCTCCTCGCCTCGCTCCGCCTCTCCGCGGAGCACGATCTGCCGCCCGAGCTGCGCCCGCCGCCGTTCCCCGCCTCGGCGGAAGGGACGCGCATCTGGGCCGCGCTCTCGGCCTGGGCGCTGGTTTGTCCTCGCCCGCTCGTCCTTGTTTTCGACGGCGCGGACACGCTGCACGGCGCCGCGCTCCGGACGGTCCTGCGCCAGCTCGAGATCGGCTTCCCGCGCCGCCCCGCGTCCTTTCCCTGGTCCGTCGTCCTCGCCGGCCAGCACGACCTGCGCCTCGAACCCTTCGCCGCCGGCGACGCGCCCGTTCGTCCGGGCCTCACCGGCCCTTTCGAGATCGCGCTCTCCCCCGAATCCCTTCGATGCTTCACGGAGGACGAGATTCGCGCGCTGTATACACAGCACACCCACGAAACGGACCAGGCCTTCGACGAGGCTGCGATCCGGGCCGCTCGTGAAGCGACGGCGGGCCATCCCTTCCTCGTGCAGGCGCTCGGCCGCGAGCTCGTGACGACCGTCCCGCGCGCCGAATCCATTCACGAAGCGCACGTCCGCGCGGCGGTCCATCACCTCGTCGATCGCCGCACCACCCCGATCGACGCCCTCGCGGCGCGCCTCGCCGAGCCCCGCGTCCGCCGCGTCGTCGAGCCTCTCCTCGCGGGCACGGCGCTCGTGGCGCGGGCCCATGACGACGACATCCGCCATGCGCGCGACCTCGGCCTGCTCGCCGAGGACGACCCTGCGCGTATCGAGGGCGGCATTCACAACGCGCTCGTCCCGCGCCTGCTCGCCTCGGGCGTCGGGCGCGCCGTCGCGGACGACCCCGCGCGGTTTTACAAGACAGACGGCGCCCTCGACGTCGAGGCCCTCCTCCACGCCTTCGCGGTGTTTTACACGACACACGCCCGCCACCTCGTCGCGGACGCCGCGTACCCGGCGGTCGCGCCGGAGCTCGTCTTCCTGGGATATCTCTACCGAATGATCGAGCGCCGCGGCTGGGCGTCGGTCCGCTGGGGCGGCTCGCATGGCCGGATCGACGTGACGCTGCGCGTGCTGCTCGCGAATGGGGACGAGCAACACGAGGCGTTCGTCCTTTCGTCACGGCGCAAAGGAGAGCCGGGCGTGAAGTCACGCGCGGTGGCCTTCCTGGAAGACGTGCTCGACGCGGAGGACCTCGCGCGCGGCACGGTCGTGCTCTTCGATCGCCGGGGCAAGCGGGCCGCGGGGGAACGCGTGAAGCTCAAGGAGACGACGACGGCGAAGGGACGGCCAGCGCGGGTGCTACGGGCGTAG
- a CDS encoding feruloyl-CoA synthase has product MEKAARLEFAPPEVVVTNLPGGGMILRSPRPLPAYPRHLGELLYAWADHAPDRVFLAEREASGGVRRVTYAEAAAVVASIGEALARRDLSAARPVVILSENGIDHALLALGAMVVGVPVCPVSPAYALLSRDFEKLRYILGLVKPGLVYARDEGRFGRAFGALDLGGAEIVVTEGPSSATRFDELCRELPGERAGRAMERVGPDTVAKILFTSGSTGEPKGVINTHRMLCSNQQAIVEVWPFLRRRPPVVVDWLPWSHTFGGNHNFNMVLFHGGTLFIDEGRPMPEHVEKTVRNLREVEPTLYFNVPRGFDAILPYLENDAGLRDHFFKELDLLFYAAAALPQSTWKRLEEVSQRARGERVTMVSAWGSTETAPMVTTVHFPIDRAGVIGLPAPGCELKMVPNGSKLEMRVRGPNVTPGYFGRDDLTRAAFDEEGFYKIGDAGKLADPGDPAKGVVFDGRVAEDFKLTSATWVHVGQVRITAIAAAAPVIQDAVVAGHDRDEIGLLVFPSLVGCRSLCPGAEGEPLDSLVQRPEVLSHLTAGLGAYNEAHPGSSTRITRVMFLIEPPSIDAGEITDKGYINQRAVLTRRADQVAALYRDGEPGVIVMG; this is encoded by the coding sequence ATGGAGAAGGCCGCCCGCCTCGAATTCGCGCCGCCGGAGGTCGTCGTGACGAACCTCCCGGGCGGAGGCATGATCCTGCGCTCGCCGAGGCCGCTTCCGGCGTATCCGCGGCACCTCGGCGAGCTGCTCTACGCCTGGGCGGATCACGCGCCGGATCGGGTGTTTCTGGCGGAGCGGGAGGCGTCCGGGGGCGTGCGTCGGGTGACGTATGCCGAGGCGGCGGCGGTCGTGGCTTCGATCGGTGAGGCGCTCGCGCGGCGGGATCTTTCGGCCGCGCGGCCGGTCGTGATCCTGAGCGAGAATGGCATCGACCACGCGCTGCTCGCGCTCGGGGCGATGGTCGTGGGGGTCCCGGTATGCCCGGTGTCGCCGGCGTATGCGCTGCTCTCGCGTGACTTCGAAAAACTCCGGTACATCCTCGGCCTCGTGAAGCCGGGCCTCGTGTATGCGCGGGACGAGGGGCGGTTTGGCAGGGCGTTCGGGGCGCTCGATCTCGGAGGCGCGGAGATTGTGGTGACCGAGGGCCCCTCGTCGGCGACACGGTTCGACGAGCTGTGCCGCGAGCTGCCGGGGGAGCGCGCGGGCCGCGCGATGGAAAGGGTCGGACCCGACACGGTGGCGAAGATCCTGTTCACCTCGGGATCCACGGGCGAGCCGAAGGGCGTGATCAACACGCACCGTATGCTCTGCTCGAACCAGCAGGCGATCGTGGAGGTCTGGCCTTTCCTGCGCCGGCGGCCGCCGGTCGTCGTGGATTGGCTGCCCTGGAGCCACACGTTCGGGGGCAACCACAATTTCAACATGGTGCTGTTCCACGGCGGCACGCTTTTCATCGACGAGGGCCGCCCGATGCCCGAGCACGTCGAGAAGACGGTGCGCAACCTGCGCGAGGTGGAGCCGACGCTTTATTTCAACGTGCCGCGCGGGTTTGATGCGATCCTGCCGTACCTCGAAAACGACGCCGGCCTGCGGGACCATTTCTTCAAGGAGCTCGACCTGCTCTTTTATGCGGCGGCCGCGCTGCCGCAGAGCACGTGGAAGCGGCTCGAAGAGGTGAGCCAGAGGGCGCGGGGCGAGCGCGTCACGATGGTGTCCGCGTGGGGGTCGACGGAGACGGCGCCGATGGTGACGACGGTGCATTTCCCGATCGACCGCGCGGGGGTGATCGGTCTGCCCGCGCCCGGGTGCGAGCTCAAGATGGTGCCGAACGGCAGCAAGCTGGAGATGCGCGTGCGCGGGCCGAACGTGACGCCCGGGTATTTCGGTCGCGACGATCTCACGCGCGCGGCCTTCGACGAGGAAGGGTTTTACAAGATCGGCGACGCCGGCAAGCTCGCGGATCCGGGCGATCCGGCGAAAGGGGTCGTGTTCGATGGGCGGGTGGCCGAGGATTTCAAGCTGACGAGCGCGACGTGGGTGCACGTGGGGCAGGTGCGGATCACGGCCATCGCCGCGGCGGCGCCGGTGATCCAGGACGCGGTGGTGGCGGGGCACGATCGGGACGAGATCGGCCTGCTCGTCTTTCCGAGCCTCGTCGGGTGTCGTTCGCTCTGCCCGGGGGCCGAAGGCGAGCCGCTCGATTCCCTCGTGCAGCGTCCGGAGGTGCTTTCCCACCTCACGGCGGGGCTCGGGGCGTACAACGAGGCGCACCCCGGGAGCAGCACACGAATCACGCGCGTGATGTTTCTGATCGAGCCGCCGAGCATCGACGCCGGCGAGATCACGGACAAGGGGTACATCAACCAGCGCGCGGTCCTCACGCGACGCGCGGACCAGGTCGCGGCGCTCTACCGCGACGGGGAGCCGGGCGTGATCGTGATGGGGTGA
- a CDS encoding acyl-CoA dehydrogenase family protein, producing MAFYQAPPSIGNQYDDDRVLRSFLKRVLPPEVHREAEPGLREMGELAGGELYRLQLEDRLNEPKLTQWDAWGHRIDQIEVTPLWKRAARIASEQGVVATAYEKRGGAVSRVHQFALVYLFDASTDVYTCPLAMTDGAAKTLLSHRDVRDEKDFAARAFARLTSRNPAEAWTSGQWMTERTGGSDVGLSETEARKDAEGNYRLHGTKWFTSATTSQMALTLGRPEGNPPGGRGLALFYVEVFGPDGRMNGIEVNRLKDKLGTRKVPTAELTLAGALAVPVKGLADGIRNIAPMLNVTRTWNAVCAAAGMRRGIALARDYARRRVQFGAPLSDKPLHIDTLADLSAEAEGAFHLAFRAVELLGREEAGVITESEARLLRLVTPLAKLTTGKQAVTVLSEVLECFGGAGYVEDTGIPRLYRDAQVLPIWEGTTNVLSLDTLRALQKEGPLEDLLADIRSLVATAPDDALRKAGEAAVAAATHAARWLATTFQKDPLGVEAGARRFALTLGRAYELALLVGHASHALVHEKDGRPRAAALRFLTRGVDLVRDEEDRALAAALANDIAF from the coding sequence ATGGCGTTCTACCAAGCTCCCCCCTCGATCGGAAACCAGTACGACGACGACCGTGTCCTCCGCTCGTTCCTGAAGCGTGTGCTTCCGCCGGAGGTCCACCGCGAGGCCGAGCCCGGCCTGCGCGAGATGGGCGAGCTCGCCGGCGGCGAGCTCTACCGGCTCCAGCTCGAAGACCGCCTGAACGAGCCGAAGCTGACGCAGTGGGACGCGTGGGGGCACCGTATCGATCAGATCGAGGTGACGCCGCTCTGGAAGCGGGCCGCGCGGATCGCGAGCGAACAAGGCGTCGTCGCGACGGCCTATGAGAAGCGGGGCGGCGCGGTGTCGCGCGTGCACCAGTTTGCCCTGGTCTACCTCTTTGATGCCTCGACGGACGTGTATACCTGTCCGCTCGCGATGACGGACGGCGCCGCGAAGACGCTGCTCTCGCACCGCGACGTGCGCGACGAGAAGGATTTCGCGGCGAGGGCCTTCGCGCGCCTGACGAGCCGGAATCCGGCGGAGGCCTGGACGAGCGGGCAATGGATGACGGAGCGGACCGGCGGGAGCGACGTGGGGCTCTCCGAGACGGAGGCGCGCAAGGATGCGGAGGGGAACTACCGGCTCCACGGGACGAAATGGTTCACGTCGGCGACGACGTCGCAGATGGCGCTGACGCTGGGCCGGCCGGAGGGAAACCCGCCCGGGGGCCGGGGGCTCGCGCTGTTTTACGTGGAGGTCTTCGGGCCGGACGGGCGAATGAACGGGATTGAGGTCAATCGGCTGAAGGACAAGCTCGGGACGCGGAAGGTGCCGACGGCGGAGCTGACGCTGGCGGGGGCGTTGGCGGTGCCGGTGAAGGGGCTCGCGGACGGGATCCGGAACATCGCGCCGATGCTGAACGTGACGCGGACGTGGAATGCGGTCTGCGCGGCGGCGGGGATGCGGCGCGGGATTGCGCTCGCGCGTGATTATGCGCGCCGCCGCGTGCAGTTCGGCGCGCCGCTCTCGGACAAGCCTTTGCACATCGATACGCTCGCGGATCTTTCGGCCGAGGCCGAGGGCGCGTTCCACCTCGCGTTTCGCGCGGTCGAGCTGCTCGGGCGCGAGGAGGCGGGCGTGATCACGGAGTCGGAGGCGCGCCTTTTGCGGCTCGTGACGCCGCTCGCGAAGCTGACGACGGGCAAGCAGGCGGTCACCGTGCTGAGCGAGGTGCTCGAATGCTTCGGCGGCGCCGGGTACGTGGAGGACACGGGGATTCCGCGGCTTTATCGGGATGCGCAGGTGCTCCCGATCTGGGAGGGGACGACGAACGTGCTCTCGCTGGACACGCTGCGCGCCTTGCAAAAGGAGGGGCCGCTGGAGGATTTGCTGGCCGACATTCGGTCGCTCGTGGCGACGGCGCCGGACGACGCGCTCCGGAAGGCGGGCGAGGCGGCGGTGGCCGCGGCGACGCACGCGGCGCGGTGGCTCGCCACGACGTTCCAGAAGGATCCGCTCGGGGTCGAGGCGGGCGCGCGGCGGTTCGCGTTGACGCTCGGCCGCGCCTACGAGCTGGCGCTGCTCGTGGGGCACGCGTCGCACGCGCTCGTGCACGAGAAGGATGGCCGCCCGCGGGCCGCGGCGCTGCGGTTCCTCACGCGGGGCGTGGACCTCGTGCGGGACGAGGAGGATCGCGCGCTCGCCGCCGCGCTCGCCAACGATATCGCGTTCTGA